The Salvelinus sp. IW2-2015 linkage group LG32, ASM291031v2, whole genome shotgun sequence genome includes the window gtgtgtgtggcctggctGGTCTAGCAAAAATGCTTCTGCCTCAGGCAGGCGTAGGTTGTAGggccagtatcgcgatactcgttagtatcgttgCAAGGAAARGAAACACGATGCCCATTTTTAAcgtctttaggaaaacagccctaatgttgtcATCCACAGTcgcatgtatttattttccaagctatatcaCACAATACTTTACATTCAGCAgatttttaaaggaccaaagaattTGGTCTGCTTCGTGTGACYTGATCCTCCTGAAAAgttgtgaaaccttgattttgtaTGTGCATTRGACTTTCGTGACCCTTCCTTCTTGATATTGAGCTTGCTTGCTGACTGCATCCCTCCTCGTGTTTCTCCCTCTTTTCAGAGGAGTTGCGGATGGAGACCCGGCTGCTGCTGGGCCTGACCTTGGACTCCCACGCTCGCTACATGGCCGCCACACACCGCCTGAGCCGGGCGGCACTGGACTACAAGCGAGCCCTACTTATCTGCCAGGAAGAGCAGGGAGAGACCCACCCACAGGTACCAGTTAAATGTTTAATCATTMTAGATAGAGAGAACGCCTGCTTTTTGTTCTCTCCACAAAGTTGAATggattattttaaaatatatatctgaGTTCAAATGTCTTCTTTGTTTATTGCAACATCACTGAAATGAAGAAACAATGTTTATACAACCTAGTGGGTTGGGACCTAAAGACTTACCGTCACCTCTACTGTGGTGTTAAAGACAATTGACAAGAAAGTAATATTCTTCTTGGTCTTCTACAGTCGCTGGTGCTGCTGAGTGACCTGGCCACCATCCTGGACCTGCAGGGCCGCCACGATGAGGCCCTGCCCCTGGTAAAGCAGGCCGTGGAGCTGAGCAGAGAAGCCGGCCACCCTGACCAGCACGTGTTGTTGGGAAACATGGCAGGCGTCCTACTGCACAATGGTAAGGAGGGCTAAAGATGAGGACTGAAATTCTAGGAGTGCCTCGGTTTCCTCTTTCCTCAACACAAGTCAGTTTTCAATGTCAAAACGTTAGCTTTTTATTGAGAATTACTCAATTAATGTTGCTCAGTTGMTYSAYKAMSSKTMRTSRAKCGTCaagatagtgggttcgattcccaggaccacccgaacgtaaaaaatgtggcatgtatgactaagtcactttggataaaagtgtctaaatggcatattatattTCTCTATGCACGTTATCCTTCTGGTACAGGTCAGTTTTATAATTTGGTGCAGCTGCATAAGTAACTGTAACTGTACAGGCCATTAACATTTAATGGATAACATTTTGTTCAAGGAGGTACTGTGAAGACTTAGCGCTGTTAATATCGGAGAATATCTCTGTCGTGTTCATTACGGCACGCAACAGAAAACGTTTTAACTATTTGTAACAGAAAATAAAACTGAGTTTCTTATTGGAGAAACCCAattcctgtttcagtccgtttttgTTAATTTCATGTCAAATGAACAAAATCTTTGTGTGTTCCCCCTGGTCCAGGTCTGTTTGAGGAGTCTGTGAAGCTGTACAAGGAGGCCCTGGCGCTGGCCCAGTCCGTAGGAGATGAAGAAGCAGTAGAGCAGATCCGGGAGGGGCTGAAAGAGGTGGGCAACAGGAGGAAAGCAAAGAAGGCGGAAACAGAAGCCCCTAAGACTGGGACCGAAGCCCCCAAGACTGGGACCGAAGCCCCCAAGACTGGGACCGAAGCCCCCAAGACTGAGACCGACTGACCAGTTGGATCAACCAAACGAATATTAACACAACCCCAAGCCATCTCTctgaacctttgtttgcaaatcTGAAGGGACCGAAATTCGATGGGTCATGTATGCACAAGATACGGAGCATATGGCATATAGAGTAgctcaggaggagaaggagaaatgcaATAACACAATCACACTGTTTTCAAGACAACAATTTTATCTTACTATGGGCATGCAACAATCTCATCTGTGAAACCCTGCAATGTTTTTGTCTGTATTGTGTGAAATCTCACTCCAATGAGGTGTTCTTTTGTTGTCAGTTTGGCTCAAGATGTAAGGGGAAAGACTTGGAGCTAAAATAAGTAAGACCAAAGCCGGAATTCAGTCAAAGGTATGTTGTCGACAAGCGTATTGCACATTTACTTTTAAATTGCTACTCCTTTATATTTACGCTTGAGACATCATCCGCAGCGTTTATCATGAATGCGATCTCTTTACGAACGTCGGGGAAAATGCGATTTGTTGACAACCCGCTtttgattgaatcccagcctgaATAATGGCAAGTCATGTGAATGACTATAAATAAAACTGTGTAAGATATGTACAATTTATGTGTATACAGCACAATAATTTCATACAGACTGGAAAGTGACATGGGACTTAACTGTCAGCTTCAAGAGTGAAATGCCAAATCAATAATTGTATTGTTTTCCCTTTGTGTGAACAACCAAGATATAACATAAGGCTGAGGCTGCGGGTCCGACTTTTCTGGACCCCGCTTTCCAGCGGCTGGGGTCTCGTGGCTTCTGCGCATGAGGGGGATTCTATACTTTGCACACAATCTCTGCTCAACTRGTTGAGAACCTCCCTTCACATTTCgcactgtcaatcgtgaatgataattcGTCAAATGTTACAGGTGAAACGTCCATGCTGCATCTGCATACCGACGATTTGGtgtcaatcagtttcatggggatacagtgcatttggaaagtattcagaccccttgactttttcctcattttgttacgttacagccttattctaaaattgattaaaagtaataataatccTCAGTTATCTAACATCAATTCTCCATaagaacaaagcaaaaacaggtttttagattgttTTTGCAAATGTTAAAAATATACAactgtaatatcacatttacataagtatataagtattataagtattcagaccctttactcagtactgtgttgaagcacctttggcagcaattacagccttgagtcttcttgggtatgacgctacaagcttggcacacctgtatttggggagtgtctcccattcttctctccagttcccctcaagctctgtcaggttggatggggagRgtcgctgcacagttattttcagatctcttcagaga containing:
- the LOC111957144 gene encoding tetratricopeptide repeat protein 19, mitochondrial isoform X2, which encodes MWSAIAFSLFGKAEEDTRTEAQKKEDEVILLLKRAKLSIMRGQLHGANGFLHQAIALAHQSHNTQAIIYTYSLMANLAYVQGELDNAEKLFKAAMSFMLSGGTPEDDNGVIEMSLKLATIYAGQNKNDLAETGFQFCTESLEAKLEKFKELPAEEQSEELRMETRLLLGLTLDSHARYMAATHRLSRAALDYKRALLICQEEQGETHPQSLVLLSDLATILDLQGRHDEALPLVKQAVELSREAGHPDQHVLLGNMAGVLLHNGLFEESVKLYKEALALAQSVGDEEAVEQIREGLKEVGNRRKAKKAETEAPKTGTEAPKTGTEAPKTGTEAPKTETD